One part of the Salinivirga cyanobacteriivorans genome encodes these proteins:
- a CDS encoding IS4 family transposase → MDKTTHFFGTSVFGQLISLIDSKIITASAKKHGSDHYVKKFKTKDHLISMLFCSFAKCTSLREVSGAMLGLSGKTKHFQLNHIPKKSTLSDSNKRRDCDVFGEIYNKLLKQYGHYISDSRIKDVINKQVEIIDSSTISLFKDILKCVGRHPKTGKKKGGIKLHATINVDETAPKMVWLTSAATHDHVLLNSLKHNANTIYVFDKGYNDYKAFDKFSQTDTGFVTRIKDNAAYKTLNDCKIEEHIHSGVEKDEIIEVQVKYENNTRPLKLRKVQFYDRNLKRRFEFLTNLFEMRADLIAAIYKLRWQIELLFKQLKQNFPLKYFLGDNENAIKIQIYCALIANLLMTVIQKTLKRKWAFSNLVSFCKIHLFNYIHLFRFLEHPDKDWQKTYDELMQPSLF, encoded by the coding sequence ATGGATAAAACTACACATTTTTTTGGAACATCGGTTTTCGGACAGCTGATTTCCTTAATTGATTCAAAAATCATTACTGCAAGTGCAAAAAAGCACGGTTCGGATCACTATGTAAAGAAGTTTAAAACTAAAGATCACTTAATTAGCATGCTGTTTTGTTCTTTTGCTAAATGCACATCTTTACGCGAAGTAAGTGGCGCAATGCTTGGTTTATCAGGTAAAACCAAACATTTTCAGTTAAATCATATTCCAAAGAAAAGTACCTTGTCAGATTCAAATAAACGTAGAGATTGTGATGTGTTCGGAGAAATCTACAATAAGCTACTCAAACAATATGGTCATTATATTTCGGACAGCAGAATTAAAGATGTAATAAACAAACAAGTAGAGATTATTGACAGCTCAACCATCAGTTTGTTTAAGGATATATTGAAGTGTGTTGGACGGCATCCTAAAACCGGTAAAAAGAAAGGCGGTATAAAACTTCATGCAACGATAAATGTAGACGAAACTGCACCCAAGATGGTTTGGCTCACCAGTGCTGCCACTCATGACCATGTATTGTTAAATAGTCTTAAGCATAATGCAAACACAATATACGTATTTGACAAAGGCTATAATGACTACAAAGCCTTTGATAAATTTTCGCAAACAGATACAGGTTTTGTCACCCGAATAAAAGACAATGCAGCATATAAAACGCTAAATGATTGTAAGATAGAAGAACATATTCATAGTGGGGTTGAAAAAGATGAAATCATAGAAGTTCAGGTAAAATATGAGAATAACACACGCCCTTTAAAGCTGCGTAAAGTCCAGTTCTACGACAGAAACCTTAAAAGACGGTTTGAGTTTTTAACTAACTTGTTTGAAATGAGGGCTGATTTAATAGCTGCTATTTACAAACTACGATGGCAAATTGAACTTCTGTTCAAACAATTAAAACAAAATTTCCCGCTAAAATATTTTCTCGGGGACAATGAAAATGCGATTAAAATACAGATATACTGTGCCTTAATCGCAAACCTATTGATGACTGTTATCCAAAAAACGCTCAAGAGGAAATGGGCGTTTTCCAATTTAGTTAGCTTCTGTAAAATTCATTTGTTTAACTACATTCATTTATTCAGGTTTCTTGAGCATCCGGACAAAGATTGGCAGAAAACTTATGACGAATTGATGCAGCCCTC
- a CDS encoding adenylate kinase produces MLNIALFGPPGAGKGTQSKMLIEKYNLTYISTGDILREEIAEGTELGLKAKTVIEKGGLASDEIIVQIIEQKIQRNPYANGFLFDGFPRTIVQAYILEGMLFKMNTRLTCMLSLEVPKNELVKRLRERGKVSGRKDDNEEVIQNRLREYDQKTIPVASFYKDKHIYYGIEGRGSVDDVFQRLDDAIKRSLEDRWVNIILFGYPGAGKGTQAKKVAEQYNLHYISTGKILRQEIRDNTDIGKLAKPYMEKGAIVPDEYAIKLIERKMEEHHKANGFIFKGFPRTMVQAYILDGMLHKVGSTVTSVFELKITATEAVKRLVDRSKTERRRPYDMQIETIISRLEEYEQRTLKAKEFYDKKHLLHVIDGIGSEDKVQERLKNEIDKVVQQTL; encoded by the coding sequence ATGCTGAACATAGCTCTATTTGGTCCTCCTGGTGCGGGAAAGGGAACGCAATCAAAAATGCTGATCGAAAAATACAACCTAACCTACATATCAACCGGTGATATCTTACGCGAGGAGATCGCTGAAGGCACTGAACTTGGTTTAAAAGCTAAGACAGTTATTGAAAAAGGAGGCCTTGCTTCCGATGAAATTATTGTGCAAATTATAGAACAAAAAATTCAAAGAAATCCCTATGCCAATGGGTTTTTATTTGATGGATTTCCCAGAACTATTGTGCAGGCCTATATTCTCGAGGGTATGCTATTTAAGATGAATACTAGGCTTACCTGTATGTTGAGTCTTGAAGTACCTAAAAATGAACTGGTAAAGCGGTTACGCGAACGCGGAAAGGTTTCGGGCCGAAAAGATGATAATGAGGAGGTTATACAAAATCGGTTAAGGGAATATGATCAAAAAACCATCCCTGTAGCGTCATTTTACAAAGATAAACACATATATTATGGTATTGAAGGAAGGGGATCGGTTGATGATGTTTTTCAGCGCCTTGATGATGCTATTAAGCGCTCATTAGAGGACCGTTGGGTTAATATTATTTTGTTTGGATACCCAGGTGCCGGGAAAGGAACTCAGGCCAAAAAGGTAGCTGAGCAATATAACCTGCACTATATCTCAACAGGCAAAATTCTGCGCCAGGAGATCAGAGATAATACCGATATTGGAAAACTGGCCAAACCCTATATGGAGAAAGGCGCCATTGTACCCGATGAGTATGCTATTAAATTGATTGAACGTAAAATGGAGGAGCATCATAAAGCCAATGGTTTTATTTTTAAGGGTTTTCCGCGTACCATGGTACAGGCCTATATTCTGGACGGTATGTTGCATAAGGTGGGCTCTACAGTTACTTCTGTGTTCGAACTGAAAATTACTGCTACTGAGGCTGTAAAACGCCTTGTTGACAGAAGTAAAACAGAACGCCGGCGGCCATATGATATGCAAATTGAGACCATCATTTCTCGTTTGGAAGAGTATGAGCAACGTACATTAAAAGCCAAGGAGTTTTACGATAAAAAACATCTGCTGCATGTAATTGACGGAATTGGCAGTGAAGATAAGGTACAGGAGCGCTTAAAAAATGAAATTGACAAAGTGGTTCAACAGACACTTTAG
- the gyrA gene encoding DNA gyrase subunit A — translation MAEGEKIHKINIEEEMKSAYIDYSMSVIVARALPDVRDGLKPVHRRVLFGMHELGVTYNKAYKKSARIVGEVLGKYHPHGDSSVYLTMVRMAQPWSMRYKLVDGQGNFGSVDGDSPAALRYTEARLQRISDLTLADIDKNTVDFQLNFDDTLKEPTVLPTRLPTLLINGTSGIAVGMATNIPPHNLNNVIDACVAYIDEPEVDIETLIEHVKAPDFPTGGTIYGYSGVKEAYRTGKGRVVIRAKSEIETDSSGKERIIVTEIPYMVNKAEMIMKTAELINEKKLEGVSNINDESDRNGTRIVYDIKRDAIANVVLNKLYKYTQLQSTFSVNSIALVKGRPKLLNLKEIIHEFIEHRHEVVTRRTQYELDQAEKRAHILEGLIIASDNIDEVVQLIKTSSNREEARNRLMERFELSDAQSRAIVDMRLGQLTGLEQDKLRDEYNELLEKIEWYKKVLADREIRMGIVKDELVEVKEHYGDERRTEIVMNAEEFNPEDFYADEDVVITISHMGYIKRTVLTEFKTQGRGGTGARGSSTRDADFVEHMYVASMHNTMLFFTEKGKCFWLKVYEIPEGTRTSKGRAMQNMLNIEPDDRVKAYIHIQDLKDDEYLKSHYIVLATKKGIVKKTLLEAYSRPRTNGIVAVNIREGDELLEAKLTNGEHDILMGVKSGKAIRFPEKDVRTVGRNAAGVRGISISGNDEVIGMITVENESEDILVVSEKGYGKRSLIQDYRIIRRGGKGVKTMNITDKTGDLIALKGVTNQDDIMIITRKGLTIRLSVEEMRVLGRATQGVRLINLKKDDHIAAIAYAESNGDDEIEDAQVDDDNSPEEQ, via the coding sequence ATGGCTGAAGGAGAGAAAATTCACAAGATTAACATCGAAGAGGAGATGAAATCTGCCTACATTGACTATTCAATGTCGGTGATTGTAGCCCGGGCCTTACCGGATGTTAGAGACGGTTTAAAACCCGTACACCGCAGGGTGCTGTTCGGTATGCATGAACTGGGTGTAACTTATAATAAAGCTTATAAAAAATCAGCACGTATTGTGGGAGAGGTGTTGGGTAAGTATCACCCGCACGGTGATTCCTCTGTCTATCTCACAATGGTCAGAATGGCACAGCCCTGGTCCATGCGCTATAAACTTGTCGACGGTCAGGGTAATTTTGGGTCTGTTGATGGTGACAGCCCTGCGGCCCTTCGTTATACTGAAGCCAGGTTGCAGCGTATTTCTGACCTTACTTTGGCAGATATTGACAAAAATACAGTAGATTTTCAATTAAATTTCGACGATACGTTAAAAGAACCAACAGTGCTGCCCACCAGGCTGCCAACCTTATTAATTAACGGAACCTCTGGTATTGCTGTAGGTATGGCCACCAATATACCACCGCATAACCTCAACAATGTAATTGATGCTTGTGTTGCATACATTGATGAACCGGAAGTGGATATTGAGACTTTAATTGAACATGTGAAGGCTCCTGATTTCCCTACAGGAGGTACCATTTACGGGTATTCCGGCGTGAAAGAAGCCTACCGTACCGGTAAAGGAAGAGTAGTTATCAGGGCCAAATCCGAGATTGAAACCGACAGTTCAGGTAAAGAGCGTATTATCGTTACCGAAATTCCATATATGGTGAACAAAGCCGAGATGATTATGAAAACGGCTGAGTTGATCAATGAAAAGAAACTGGAAGGAGTTTCTAATATTAACGATGAATCGGATCGAAATGGTACGCGTATCGTTTATGATATAAAACGGGATGCCATAGCCAATGTCGTACTTAATAAGTTATACAAATATACACAGCTGCAATCCACATTTAGTGTAAACAGTATTGCCCTTGTTAAAGGCAGGCCGAAGCTATTAAATTTAAAGGAGATTATTCATGAGTTTATTGAGCATCGCCACGAGGTAGTTACACGGCGGACCCAATATGAACTCGATCAGGCCGAAAAAAGAGCACACATCCTCGAAGGATTGATCATTGCCAGTGATAATATTGATGAAGTTGTTCAGCTAATCAAGACGTCATCGAACAGAGAAGAAGCTCGTAACCGTTTAATGGAACGCTTTGAATTATCTGATGCGCAGTCTCGTGCCATTGTTGATATGCGCTTGGGGCAGCTGACAGGTCTGGAGCAGGATAAACTGCGCGATGAATATAATGAACTGCTTGAGAAAATAGAGTGGTACAAAAAGGTATTAGCCGACCGGGAGATTAGAATGGGTATTGTGAAGGATGAATTGGTTGAGGTTAAAGAGCACTATGGTGATGAACGCCGCACAGAAATAGTAATGAATGCGGAAGAATTCAACCCGGAAGATTTTTATGCCGATGAAGATGTGGTTATTACCATTTCACATATGGGTTACATCAAGCGCACTGTACTTACGGAATTTAAAACGCAGGGCAGAGGTGGAACCGGAGCTCGTGGTTCGTCAACCCGCGATGCCGATTTTGTGGAGCATATGTATGTGGCATCAATGCACAATACTATGCTTTTCTTCACAGAAAAAGGCAAATGTTTCTGGCTTAAAGTTTACGAAATACCTGAAGGCACCCGTACTTCCAAGGGAAGAGCAATGCAGAATATGCTGAATATAGAGCCTGACGACAGGGTAAAAGCCTATATTCACATTCAGGATCTTAAAGATGATGAATATCTTAAATCACACTATATTGTTTTAGCAACCAAGAAAGGTATAGTCAAGAAAACCTTGCTTGAAGCTTATTCGCGGCCAAGAACCAACGGTATTGTGGCTGTAAATATAAGAGAAGGAGACGAACTTCTGGAAGCTAAACTTACCAATGGCGAGCACGATATTCTTATGGGTGTGAAGTCGGGCAAAGCGATAAGATTCCCTGAAAAAGATGTACGCACGGTCGGAAGAAATGCTGCAGGTGTGCGTGGAATATCAATTTCAGGCAATGATGAAGTGATTGGCATGATTACTGTTGAAAATGAATCAGAAGATATACTCGTTGTATCAGAAAAAGGATACGGCAAACGTTCTTTGATTCAGGATTATCGTATCATCAGAAGAGGTGGTAAAGGTGTAAAAACCATGAATATCACCGATAAAACAGGTGATTTAATTGCTTTAAAAGGAGTTACGAATCAGGATGATATCATGATTATTACCCGTAAAGGATTAACCATCAGGTTATCGGTTGAAGAAATGCGCGTATTGGGCAGAGCCACACAAGGAGTGAGACTAATCAACCTCAAAAAAGATGACCATATAGCTGCAATTGCTTATGCCGAAAGTAACGGGGACGATGAGATAGAAGATGCACAGGTTGATGATGATAATTCACCAGAAGAACAGTAA
- a CDS encoding quinone-dependent dihydroorotate dehydrogenase, producing MYTSVIRPLLFKFNPENAHWLTFQALKLLQSIPFGPATLLSFMQPVEDPVNLMGLTFRNRVGVAAGLDKNAELLPIWKSLGFGFAEIGTVTPLGQPGNPRPRLFRLPDDKALINRMGFNNDGLDIIQERLKNRPKDYIVGGNLGKNTATPNEQALKDYLRVFSGLYNLVDYLVINVSCPNISDLDKLQDRKELDTILKAIMERRNQMVIQKPVLLKVSPDLNDHQLMDTLQLVADHRVDGIIATNTSIGRVGLSATKKRINQIGNGGLSGLPISERSTQIIALVKKELGNDYPVIGSGGIVNEAQAKAKLDSGADLLQLYTGFIYQGISLIKHCLQV from the coding sequence ATGTATACATCTGTAATTCGCCCACTTCTTTTTAAATTTAATCCCGAAAATGCGCACTGGTTAACCTTCCAGGCACTTAAATTATTACAATCAATCCCTTTTGGTCCTGCTACGCTTTTATCTTTCATGCAACCTGTGGAAGATCCGGTTAATTTAATGGGGCTAACATTTCGCAATCGTGTAGGGGTAGCTGCTGGTTTAGATAAAAATGCAGAACTCCTTCCTATATGGAAATCACTTGGCTTTGGCTTTGCCGAAATAGGAACAGTTACGCCTCTTGGACAGCCCGGTAATCCACGTCCGAGGCTTTTCAGATTGCCCGATGATAAGGCTTTAATTAACCGTATGGGGTTTAATAATGATGGGTTGGATATCATTCAGGAACGGCTAAAAAACCGTCCTAAAGATTATATTGTGGGCGGCAACCTTGGCAAAAATACTGCTACACCAAACGAACAGGCATTAAAAGATTACCTCCGGGTGTTTAGCGGACTATACAACCTTGTTGATTATCTTGTCATTAATGTTAGTTGTCCCAATATCAGCGATCTGGATAAATTACAGGATCGCAAAGAACTTGATACCATACTTAAGGCAATTATGGAGCGCCGCAACCAAATGGTTATCCAGAAGCCCGTGTTACTTAAAGTATCACCGGATTTAAATGATCATCAGCTAATGGATACTTTACAATTGGTTGCCGATCATCGTGTGGATGGTATTATTGCTACAAATACAAGTATCGGGCGCGTAGGATTAAGTGCCACTAAAAAACGCATAAATCAAATTGGTAATGGCGGTTTAAGTGGTTTACCCATATCAGAGCGGTCTACACAAATCATTGCTTTAGTTAAAAAAGAATTGGGGAACGATTATCCTGTAATTGGTTCAGGTGGTATTGTTAATGAAGCTCAGGCTAAGGCTAAACTTGATTCCGGAGCCGACTTGTTACAATTGTATACAGGTTTCATATATCAAGGAATAAGTCTAATCAAGCATTGTTTACAAGTGTAA
- a CDS encoding DUF4252 domain-containing protein: protein MKNLITIILLFMTVVNADAQSIKAIFDKHIGEGNYTTVTINGALFQLAAEYAEDKEEANVAKGIEGIRVFSAEECGNHQAKKALMNELWSFFDNSVYKEFMRVEEKHDKVVFYMKKSGEKIIELTLVAEDDASVIQITGDINLAEIAKISKTMNVQGMENLEEIEQ from the coding sequence ATGAAAAACTTAATCACTATTATCCTGCTATTTATGACAGTTGTAAATGCAGATGCGCAGAGCATAAAAGCTATTTTTGATAAGCATATTGGAGAAGGTAATTATACCACAGTTACCATCAATGGTGCGCTTTTTCAGCTAGCTGCTGAATATGCCGAAGACAAAGAAGAAGCCAATGTAGCTAAAGGAATAGAAGGTATCCGGGTTTTTAGCGCCGAAGAGTGTGGCAATCATCAGGCAAAAAAAGCACTGATGAATGAATTATGGAGCTTTTTCGATAATTCTGTTTACAAAGAGTTTATGCGTGTAGAAGAGAAGCACGACAAAGTGGTTTTTTATATGAAAAAATCCGGCGAAAAAATCATTGAATTAACCCTTGTTGCAGAAGATGATGCCAGCGTTATTCAGATTACAGGCGATATAAACCTGGCTGAAATTGCCAAAATATCGAAGACAATGAATGTTCAGGGCATGGAGAACCTTGAAGAGATAGAACAATAA
- a CDS encoding lipid II:glycine glycyltransferase FemX has product MDLNVFAKHPMEISENYIPQQTTFWANFKQRNGWNVQAFHLELSESDSLITYADMLILTQRIAPDATMAYIPYIPFEIPESYHYGDVLEQITESIKHYLPKNCLFLRFDVSWESPWVYEPERFDENGNWLGNPAPHVRELRMNFGTRTHALRKSGTDVLPSNTLFVDLNKRPESILQKMKSKTRYNVRLSERKGVSVRRANKTALPTWYRLYRETTLRNQIHYDDYQFFEALWEAQKKDPETKLELLMAEKDNEPLAGMILTMNNGRATYLYGASSSKNRHLMGPYRLQWEAMLTAQQNGCETYDMFGVSPSDDPTHPMYGLYRFKKGFGGHLFHRQGCWDYVFNEREYQLFRTEEQQMQGYHN; this is encoded by the coding sequence ATGGATTTAAATGTATTCGCAAAACATCCGATGGAAATTTCGGAAAACTATATTCCCCAACAAACAACTTTTTGGGCCAATTTCAAGCAAAGAAATGGCTGGAATGTTCAGGCATTTCATCTCGAGCTATCGGAATCAGATAGTTTAATTACCTATGCCGATATGCTCATACTCACGCAGCGGATTGCACCGGATGCTACAATGGCCTATATACCTTACATTCCTTTTGAAATTCCGGAAAGCTATCATTACGGCGATGTGCTGGAGCAAATTACAGAAAGCATTAAGCATTATTTGCCCAAGAATTGTCTGTTTCTGAGATTCGATGTTTCCTGGGAATCACCATGGGTTTATGAGCCCGAAAGATTCGATGAAAATGGCAATTGGCTTGGTAACCCTGCGCCACACGTACGTGAACTGCGCATGAACTTCGGTACCCGGACACATGCATTGCGCAAATCCGGTACCGATGTGCTGCCAAGTAACACACTATTTGTTGACCTAAATAAAAGACCGGAAAGTATTTTGCAGAAAATGAAATCAAAAACGCGCTATAACGTGCGACTTTCAGAGCGCAAGGGTGTTAGTGTGCGGAGAGCCAATAAAACAGCGCTTCCCACCTGGTATCGCTTATACCGCGAAACAACTTTACGTAACCAAATTCATTACGATGATTATCAGTTTTTTGAAGCGCTTTGGGAAGCCCAAAAAAAAGATCCCGAAACAAAACTTGAATTACTTATGGCCGAAAAAGACAATGAGCCATTAGCTGGTATGATCCTGACAATGAATAATGGACGTGCCACCTATCTATACGGCGCCTCTTCATCTAAAAACCGCCATTTGATGGGCCCATACAGACTTCAGTGGGAAGCCATGCTCACCGCACAACAAAATGGTTGCGAAACCTATGACATGTTTGGAGTATCTCCTTCTGATGACCCAACCCACCCTATGTATGGACTATATCGATTTAAAAAAGGATTCGGTGGTCACCTTTTCCATCGCCAGGGCTGCTGGGACTATGTTTTTAATGAACGCGAATATCAATTATTCCGTACCGAAGAACAACAAATGCAAGGATATCACAATTAA
- a CDS encoding helix-turn-helix domain-containing protein, with amino-acid sequence MSLTERIIQIQQNEGYTASQFAEKLGIQRSGLSHIYSGRNKPSIGFIQKLLTQFPRYNAEWILNGINPMLKQPPRDSDSTQYQQEKDLFSRVESEAPANYRSNTEKSEQHSALKPPLVTNKTVKQIILIYEDDTFEIMHSKNAK; translated from the coding sequence ATGTCACTAACAGAACGAATAATACAAATACAGCAGAACGAGGGGTATACAGCCAGTCAATTTGCTGAAAAACTAGGAATCCAACGTTCCGGATTGTCGCATATTTATAGCGGAAGAAACAAGCCAAGTATTGGTTTTATTCAAAAGCTTTTAACACAATTTCCCCGTTATAATGCCGAATGGATACTAAATGGTATCAATCCAATGCTAAAACAGCCTCCCAGGGATTCCGATAGTACACAATATCAGCAAGAAAAAGACCTGTTTTCCAGAGTGGAGAGTGAAGCTCCTGCCAATTACAGATCCAATACGGAGAAAAGTGAGCAGCACAGCGCATTAAAACCTCCCTTAGTAACAAATAAGACCGTGAAGCAAATAATTCTGATATATGAAGATGATACATTTGAGATAATGCATAGCAAAAACGCAAAATAA
- a CDS encoding tetratricopeptide repeat protein translates to MKRIVLIVLLISGFTYTQAQRSKVVSAYNYAKPKYNELEKAMKAIDEAKDHPKTLDDPKTWYYRGMIYQKIYQDTSLTDLHEAPLVEAMKSFKKSLELDDRGRYEDDVLNLFNIALQQALNQGIRQLRAEQPQKAFNTFMQLIESAKLEKTFNIEDIDKGIYFYTGIAAQQSENIEKANEMFSKSIEMGHEVSRCYLLIAQNYKDQKDTVQYVQTLKTGLEKAEDNKNIMLLLVDYYTKSGKLEEALKYMKKAIEADPENVTLYFAMGNVHSEMGNPEKAQEAYDKAMKIDPDNVDVMYNMARLFYNKAAELRNQANDLPLEKEKEYKQLLKDAEKEFMRAAKYFERAHELAPKDKQVLKNLKTIYMQLRGKEGYTEKLEEVKKKLESL, encoded by the coding sequence ATGAAAAGAATCGTTTTAATAGTTTTATTAATAAGCGGGTTCACTTATACACAAGCTCAACGTTCGAAGGTTGTCAGCGCGTATAACTACGCCAAGCCCAAGTATAACGAACTCGAGAAGGCGATGAAAGCCATTGACGAAGCAAAAGACCATCCTAAAACACTGGATGATCCTAAAACATGGTATTACCGTGGAATGATTTATCAAAAGATTTATCAGGATACTTCATTGACTGATTTACATGAAGCGCCACTGGTGGAAGCCATGAAATCGTTTAAAAAATCACTGGAACTCGACGACCGGGGTAGATACGAGGATGACGTGTTGAATTTATTCAACATTGCACTTCAACAAGCACTTAACCAGGGGATTAGACAGCTCAGGGCAGAGCAGCCTCAGAAAGCCTTCAATACTTTTATGCAACTAATTGAATCGGCTAAATTGGAGAAAACCTTCAATATTGAGGATATTGACAAAGGTATTTATTTCTATACCGGTATTGCTGCACAACAGTCAGAAAACATTGAAAAAGCCAATGAAATGTTCAGTAAGAGCATTGAAATGGGACACGAAGTTTCAAGATGTTACCTGTTAATTGCCCAAAATTATAAAGATCAGAAAGATACTGTACAATATGTACAAACACTCAAAACTGGTCTGGAAAAAGCAGAAGATAATAAAAATATCATGCTTTTGCTGGTGGATTATTACACCAAATCGGGTAAGCTCGAAGAAGCACTGAAATACATGAAAAAAGCCATTGAAGCTGATCCGGAAAATGTAACCCTTTATTTTGCTATGGGTAATGTTCATAGTGAAATGGGTAATCCGGAAAAGGCGCAGGAAGCTTATGACAAAGCCATGAAGATTGATCCCGATAATGTGGATGTAATGTACAACATGGCCAGATTGTTTTACAACAAAGCTGCAGAATTAAGGAACCAGGCCAACGATCTTCCTCTGGAAAAAGAGAAGGAGTACAAACAACTGCTTAAAGATGCTGAAAAAGAGTTTATGCGTGCAGCAAAATATTTTGAACGTGCACATGAACTAGCTCCAAAAGATAAGCAAGTATTAAAAAACCTTAAAACCATTTATATGCAATTACGTGGTAAAGAGGGATATACAGAAAAGCTGGAAGAGGTGAAAAAGAAATTAGAATCACTTTAA
- a CDS encoding tetratricopeptide repeat protein, producing the protein MKSLFIITIILFTNTLLCAQTQDLDKLYNKARTRYATGHFEDARDLYKKLVKAKPDDFVFNYELAMLYFHELNNRSESIPYFETARRVMQDTVADLFNYLGQAYQDNLQYDKAIKSFNQYSAIPPEEGVIRVSVKRYIEACRKEKQRLAEIKSKRAKASAKGVEVINLGPVVNSENDDLSPLLYDDKLFYTSASTFDYVFNEYIRKPYVTQYQNNEYQEPKSLIDVPYDKALVLDPNWHQQITSFTLDFDMATVVYENNIWSIEKKGQNWAEPQKLSRKINRSKDNAYAALSGKGDRMIIVLQDRKTKQYDLYQTVKKGEGEWKEPVKLNSNINTANNEHYPYLSADGYTLYFSSDKPGGNGKYDIYKSQLQENNEWGPAIPLKAPVNSSGNDITYKFYKAINKAYFSSDRDGGFGKLDLYEVIY; encoded by the coding sequence ATGAAAAGTTTATTCATTATTACAATTATACTTTTTACAAACACATTGCTTTGCGCACAAACGCAAGATCTAGATAAACTATACAATAAAGCACGAACCCGTTATGCAACAGGGCATTTTGAAGATGCCCGTGATTTATATAAAAAACTCGTGAAAGCCAAACCCGATGACTTTGTATTTAATTACGAGTTGGCCATGTTGTATTTTCATGAATTAAACAACAGGAGTGAAAGTATACCGTATTTTGAAACTGCAAGGCGCGTTATGCAAGATACCGTTGCCGATTTGTTTAACTATTTGGGGCAAGCATATCAGGATAATTTACAATACGACAAGGCCATAAAGTCATTTAATCAATATAGTGCTATTCCGCCGGAGGAAGGTGTTATCAGGGTGAGTGTTAAACGATATATCGAAGCATGCCGAAAGGAAAAACAACGGCTGGCTGAGATTAAGAGCAAACGGGCAAAAGCCTCAGCTAAAGGAGTTGAAGTGATTAATTTAGGTCCTGTAGTTAATTCCGAAAACGACGACCTGTCGCCCTTATTGTATGATGATAAATTGTTTTACACATCGGCCAGTACGTTTGACTATGTTTTTAACGAGTATATCAGGAAACCATATGTCACACAATACCAAAACAACGAATACCAGGAACCCAAATCCCTTATTGATGTTCCTTACGATAAGGCATTAGTGCTTGATCCCAACTGGCACCAGCAGATTACTTCTTTTACACTTGATTTTGACATGGCAACCGTTGTATATGAAAATAATATTTGGTCTATAGAAAAAAAAGGGCAGAACTGGGCTGAACCTCAAAAGCTTTCGCGTAAAATAAACCGGTCGAAAGATAATGCCTATGCAGCCCTTTCCGGTAAAGGTGACCGCATGATTATCGTGCTTCAGGATCGTAAAACCAAGCAATATGACCTGTATCAAACAGTAAAAAAAGGAGAGGGCGAATGGAAGGAACCGGTTAAACTTAATTCGAATATAAATACTGCAAATAACGAACATTATCCCTATTTAAGTGCTGATGGCTATACATTATATTTTTCTTCGGATAAACCCGGTGGAAATGGCAAATATGATATTTATAAGAGTCAGCTACAGGAAAATAATGAATGGGGACCAGCAATTCCACTTAAAGCGCCAGTTAATTCAAGTGGTAATGATATCACGTATAAGTTCTACAAAGCAATTAACAAAGCATACTTTTCTTCAGACCGGGATGGAGGATTTGGCAAGCTCGATTTATATGAGGTTATCTATTAG